A genome region from Polyangiaceae bacterium includes the following:
- a CDS encoding OmpA family protein yields the protein MKRTLPLLFSLAALCAAKPALSEEGRFDAQIFRPSAAPRDLVMVQKSEVIGHKSPVFGFYSDISLDPLAIASITTGQEIKAVGARLQLTALAGVGFFDWFDVTMAMPFVAWQSSDNLRLLGSEGPVTPNALGDLRFNTKIAIPYFNRKDRIREGLGMAVTGNINLPTGDQNAFASDGAVTGGLGFVADYRFNFGLLVSANAGMWFRPDRQFAGTKVGDMANFGLGAEMYVVQRWGWSVLGGVFGHVSTSKFPDSPSQVPAEALLALRFQTDHGFTFTVGGAFGANCGFGAPVFRAFGGIIWQPSWSREQELIKRLKMLDSEDPDMDNILGDKDKCPDEPGSAEGHGCPDKDADGDGTIDRKDDCPNLVGPRDGCPVVYRSEKEIKVLDPVHFATDQDTILDESKPILDQIVGVLKNSPDIAELEIEGHTDIRASDAYNINLSQRRVDSVRTYMISRGIAPERLTARGYGHSNPIYDDSACNQKDELLSDDCKFMTSKNRRVVFRITRFGELKPRSLDGGPSILPPSSSGLPKDSPLGPAAPLGGSETVFPKGSILPPSESGLPSGSSNVLPKSDSGLPSGKSSGLPSGNTVLPPPEPIDPKSPPPPPPPPPKK from the coding sequence GTGAAGCGAACTCTTCCCCTCCTGTTTTCGCTCGCGGCGCTTTGCGCAGCGAAGCCGGCTTTGTCCGAAGAGGGGCGTTTCGACGCTCAAATCTTCAGGCCATCGGCTGCTCCACGTGACCTCGTCATGGTTCAGAAGTCCGAGGTCATCGGGCACAAGTCCCCCGTTTTCGGCTTCTATTCCGATATTTCGCTCGACCCGCTCGCGATTGCTTCCATTACGACGGGCCAAGAGATCAAAGCCGTCGGTGCGCGCCTCCAACTCACGGCTCTCGCCGGCGTTGGTTTCTTCGACTGGTTCGACGTGACCATGGCCATGCCTTTCGTCGCATGGCAATCGTCCGACAATCTTCGCTTGCTCGGCAGCGAAGGCCCGGTCACGCCCAATGCGCTCGGCGATTTGCGATTCAACACGAAAATAGCCATTCCCTACTTCAATCGGAAAGACCGCATTCGGGAAGGACTGGGCATGGCCGTGACGGGAAACATCAACCTCCCGACCGGCGATCAAAATGCCTTTGCCAGCGATGGCGCCGTCACCGGCGGACTCGGTTTCGTTGCTGATTATCGTTTCAATTTCGGATTGCTCGTCAGCGCGAATGCCGGCATGTGGTTCAGGCCCGATCGTCAATTCGCGGGGACGAAAGTCGGCGATATGGCCAATTTCGGTCTCGGCGCCGAAATGTACGTCGTCCAGCGCTGGGGATGGTCGGTGCTCGGCGGCGTATTCGGCCACGTGTCCACCAGCAAATTCCCCGATAGTCCGTCCCAAGTTCCCGCGGAAGCATTGCTTGCTCTCCGCTTCCAAACGGACCACGGTTTCACGTTCACCGTCGGCGGTGCATTTGGCGCCAATTGCGGATTCGGAGCGCCCGTGTTTCGCGCATTCGGCGGAATCATTTGGCAGCCGTCGTGGTCGCGCGAGCAAGAGCTCATCAAGCGCTTGAAGATGCTCGACAGCGAAGACCCCGACATGGACAACATTCTCGGCGACAAAGACAAGTGCCCCGACGAACCGGGATCAGCGGAAGGCCACGGTTGTCCAGACAAAGATGCCGACGGCGACGGCACCATCGATCGCAAAGACGATTGCCCGAACCTCGTGGGTCCCCGTGATGGATGCCCCGTCGTGTACCGCTCCGAAAAGGAAATCAAGGTTCTCGATCCAGTGCATTTCGCCACCGATCAAGACACGATCCTGGACGAATCGAAACCCATCCTCGATCAGATCGTTGGCGTGCTCAAAAATTCACCGGACATCGCGGAGCTCGAGATCGAAGGTCACACCGACATCCGCGCGAGCGATGCGTACAATATCAACCTGTCGCAACGCCGCGTCGACAGCGTCAGAACGTACATGATCAGCCGGGGGATCGCGCCGGAACGCCTCACTGCCCGAGGGTACGGTCATTCCAACCCCATCTACGACGACAGCGCCTGCAATCAAAAAGACGAACTGCTCTCGGACGACTGCAAGTTCATGACGTCGAAAAACCGCCGTGTCGTGTTCCGAATCACGCGCTTCGGAGAGCTGAAGCCACGTTCGCTCGATGGCGGCCCCTCGATCTTGCCGCCGAGCTCGTCGGGTTTGCCGAAAGATTCCCCGCTCGGCCCCGCAGCACCGCTAGGTGGCAGCGAGACCGTCTTCCCCAAGGGTTCGATACTTCCTCCGAGCGAAAGCGGTTTGCCCAGTGGAAGCAGCAACGTCTTGCCCAAGTCCGACAGCGGTTTGCCGAGTGGCAAGAGCAGCGGTTTGCCGAGCGGCAACACCGTCCTGCCGCCACCCGAGCCAATCGATCCGAAATCGCCGCCCCCGCCACCTCCACCGCCCCCGAAGAAGTAG